The following DNA comes from Solanum stenotomum isolate F172 chromosome 11, ASM1918654v1, whole genome shotgun sequence.
tggtaatgtgtaatgataaaaagtataatataatatattcaaatattatatttaactaaataacatagtataatataatacaataatgATATAATGTATGAcgaaataatatttgataatcatccaaacaaactgTAACAATGATGTTTTGatgtttcaaaagtctttataATGGATGTTATGTCTCAAGTTTTAATTGATTCGGTTTATATACTAAGTAGGTGTTTGGACACATGATTTGATATCGCGATATGAAATCAACATTTGAATATGAGATTCAAgttgatttcatatcatgagatgaaaaTTCTAATTCTGTAAAAAGCATGATTTCAGATTTTccatatataaaaattgatccacgagtttatattttgtaaaaacaaTACCATGTTTATATTTACTAACCAtctatttcatatgtaaataaaatttataattcttgtcattattttttaaactgtGTATATCTCATATTTcaattattctcaccaacataaaatTGATTATTACTTCAAAACAATTCTTATTTTACCATTTATGTTcaccaaattcattattttttatcaaatttatttaccaACCAAATTGACCAAGAAAtagctcaaagtaacaatgttggttcgtcttctcggtcatataataaaaaaatgtaagtTTAACGTGAGAAGATTGTCCATACTATGTGCGGAGATTATATAAAATTTCATGCATTACAATTTATGTatagctttttttttattaaactagAGTTTGATCAATAAATGTTGAATTTTCTCATAATAGCTATGTGATAGTGtattatgcaattttatatttgcttatttggtaagattgtataaagaattgaaacaattttaatagttttataacttgtgtttttttttatgtttaggaGAAAACATACAACATAAAAAGTTCAAACGGTATATATAAgcaaaacttcaacttcatctcatgatttcaaatcaaaatttcatatcgcatgatTAAATCAATCCTAATAAACCTCGTTATGATTTtctatagtattattttttatatttttatactttatattttgaaagatcaaatcaacaataatgtacagaaaaaaaaaagttgactaTTCAAATAGCCCTTTGGTGAAGTAATGAAAAGTGTGATAGAGAGGTATGGTAACAGGGTGAGCGAAGCGGATTGAGGCTTAACCTgtagaaattaataaaatatttttttcattttcaattccCCGTAAAGATCATCACtgaatattaataatttttcttaatttggcCATTGATTCTGAAGATATAAAtaatatgtcacgacccagccTACATCCTGAACGTGGCCGGCACTTGAAGATCAttgatggtccccaagcgaaccttcatcctgactgactactactaatccttttgagatactttttaaatgaaattaacATCTGTTTTATTATTGTGCAAGTCTAGAACACACTCTTTTACCTCTGAGGGGACTTTATGGATTTATGTTTTTCATCTATGTGCTGGAGCCTATTTGGTGcgctacaagcggaagactaattCAAGCATGTaaaagcttaaaaattgaataaaattcatgaaactgaaatacaaaactttaactcaaatgaaaaactctgaatataaaaataatattcaactcgccataaaataggcaacttaagtctttgaaacattcaataaaatgaataatatagatttctcaactatactgactatctatgaagcctctaactgataaagatgcaagtcgggacaagacctacgacatcttgactaaactgaaaagtaaatgaaatcctccggaaacaaggaggctcaccatagctaactcaaactctcgaatgtatcaacgaatctcatgTTGATAATCTTGAATATCTGTGTcagcatcatgagaagatgcaggtcaaatggctcagtacgtgaaatgtacgagcatgtaagaggaattctaaaacataaacataagtttgaaacttgataaaaaggaaacatacttacctcttctcaaacttactcaactcaaggaatactaaAGGAtattcaaaactactcaaacttattcaactcagaagtacttaCGGATAAGATACTCGACTTCatagatatgatattcgacttgaaatactcaactctgaatactcaactcatgaatacttagctgaactcatttcattataaagtagtttaaaacaagagcaatataaagaaaaggaaaattgttTAAAGCATAATGTTATaaactcataatcataatatcataaaagacatactatgctccctctcaaagtctacttgtgcaatgtatgaatgaagtctcataccccattcatactaagcagaaccccttgaaGAACCATGcaaatactgttgtgggagtttctctaaccgacaaccaccactatgagcctaagtggtgatgcatcgtcttgcccacgctgccagaactgtcctatactttgcagtcatatagaacacttaacttagtggatcctcTAGCTTAACtcatgtgatcatctaaaaagtatgacccattaatacccatgatagctacatggtttatggagacttgagttaatatgaattcgcatccccatattggtgctcaatactactccaaaaaatatacttagctcatatgtttttaaaacaacttctttctttggtttgagataattactcaaaacttagcttaaaagctctcttggaatcgatgttccctttcttgctcaaaactctttcaaaaatctcagtttcctctcatcttaaatgtgaaaacatttactcttgggaatacttagttcccatatatcattatgaagaaaatgaactttactcttactctttactcaacttcaaagcttaagtcgtaaaacaaagtttaaacatttgtaaaagacttcttaaaatatggttcatgccgaattatggacatgaacgactcaatgcaaggttttcaataaccatagatagaactcaatacttggaactcaagaactttaatgatactactcatttcaagaatgctcaactcagagggttcatatGAAATTacgagcatgaactactcaactcaaggactcaaatatacttcttatctcaagattgttcgacttatagagttcatgcagaattatgggcatggacaattcaactcaaggacttcatgggtaacatgtaatagtctcATGATTAGAACTATAATCTCATATGGGAAAagaaactcaaaactcaagacttagaaattgaagatactactcctctcaaaagTACTCAACTGATGAAGTTTATGCGAAAGTTTTGGGCATGAACGATccgactcaagggtcaaaatatcaataaggaactcatgtatacgactcttctcattctcttacttacttcttcaaaacttagttcaaatcaatagttaaTCTCAAATAGTTCATAATCGAACTCAaatgctttcttgaactctactcttaactctctcttgaatatgaattatgaattcaagagttatggttcatgttATGAAGGAAATAGATGATAGTGTAGATTCATGAATGAATTttcctcactctcatgctcacttactcgagtcttgaaacaagttactaaaAGTTGTAAAAGACTCAACAAAAAAACTCAAatggactttcttagaatgttcgaaaaaACTCCCAGAACTTAACTCTTAGctttaccttgaatttgaattatgaattatgaatttaaggttatgatcatgttatgaatgatttctaggtgtttagaagtagcttagagtagttagaattgaAAAGGAGTGAAGACGCATtttaaacgaactcaaacggGGCAAACGACGACAAACTAaatggggcaggcgaccctggcgctatGGGTGGCGTGGGgagccagcccctaaacttcagaggaggGTTTGGGGCGCTATGGCTGGCGCATCGCGCCAGaccccaacccagaaaatttGACGAATTTTccttgctcgttttctcaccctaactcgcctaAAATCGAAcgatttcttccccaatcacttggattcgattACTTAACATAGGTAGACTCTAAtatactcaaaacaacactcaCATTACtaaatttcatctcaagaaatcatcaaaaccccaacacaacaagatttagaatgaacttcaagaacacctatcaaaaactcatcaagaactctaatctttcaacttcaagaatgaaatttcgctgaaaataacatgattggcgtgtgggtgaactaacccaacattatggaagcttacatacctcttagggatcaaacccatggcaaCAATCtgcaacaactctcaagaatttcgacgaacgcttgatcctctcctcttttctcttcttgaactctcaactaaaaccctatgcgtaaactaggattataaaactgaacctaatcagattagacccctaaaatattactaaaaattaattaaatctgattgggtaaggaaaaaatcaaaatacccctcactattttTAGCTAACTTTCCTAACTAgacaacctaacttcaaaaggtcatatctcactcatccaacctcgaaacttagcaaactcagcggcgttggaaaggtaattcaaatttatttcctacggtatctggtatcACACCTAAATCAActtgagctaggatttatggccgtttgaagtcaacccaaaactcgtatttagcttaacttgcaaaatttcagtttttgctatttctaatttaattctttttggaactcaaggtgctacatctagtgaccttaaaacttaagaaattttaaattccttggtaaaatctcactcactatgaagaacggttcgagtcttagttcgaaaatttttatggggtgttacataatAGTTGGTGAATCAACACACAATTATTCTACTAGTTCACCACTCTAATGAAGGAAAAAAGTGGAAAGGATAAAAAATGTTACAAATTATGCGGTTTGAATAATTTGATCATAATAGTCATCAAATCTCATAGCTACGTTATAATTTATAAACACGGAATATGGTTTATATTTCAACTATATCCATAATAGTAacattcaatatttatatataagtagAGTTACATATTTTTAGCTtctatttaaatttatgtaaaatttgTATAGACCCGTGTCCCGCCCTGCATAATCTTCAACTTTCACCCGCCACACATAACTTAAAATTCGCGTGCCCCGTCTTGCATCCACTTCGTTCCATTGTCATCCCTAATTGGAGAGAGTGAAAGTACACAAATAATATACTAGATTTATTATTCaactattttgaatttgaaatacgTGAAATAAAGGATACATGATACATACATGTTAGCTTTGATTTGAGGCAATTTCTTGCTATTATAACTTGTGAAATTCGATACAAAGACTTTTATGGTATGAAAAAAAGTCTTGCAAAGACTTTCAAGAAGTTGAATTAATGACATATTTTTGTGGTTAGAAGCATGGAGAATAAACAAGCATGGTGTTATAtgcaaatacaaattatttatgttgttttgaGAAAACTAACAAAGATATATGAACTTAATTGTAAAAAAACACGTCCAATCCATAAAATCTACATAACTAAATTTGCAGATTTGACTTTCCACACCAAACATTTTATGAATctcattttttcataaatttaattttcgGCCCCAAATGTTTGAAGTTGAATTCCAAAGTTATGAAACTTGAATTTAATCCCCAAATGCTTGAAATTAAACTTTACCAACtaccaaaattaaaaattggtGAAAGTAACGTTTGACATTTTCAATCCAAAATTTAACTTTATATCAAGATgaataaagttttaattttatcCTTATACTTCTACTCCACCTTTGTTGATTTCTAagcataaaaacaaaaaaaaaagttactatatcattttataaaaaaacataaaaagacCCAATTCATTAAATCTTTTTTAGAATATCATCTATAGTAAAAAAAACACATCTCATAACTAGAACTAGAATTACCAATAGCTAGAAACTTCCCATCACATCTTATGCATTGGTTCAAATGTAATCCATCTacatagaaaaatatagaaagtGGAAGCAATGTATGAAGTTTTAATTTCTCTATtgggttaaaatttaaatactcAGATAAATGTTGAGTAGATTTTAAATGACATCCTTAATCTAGCTATCTAGTGCAAATCGTAAATGTGAAAGTCCCGAAAACGGAGGCCCATTTCACTTTCAGCCCAAACCCCAACTTTTCTTGTGCAAAGGGAAAAGTGCACAAACAAAACTCCGATCAGTGTCGTAACTCTGCTATTTTTTCTCCGATCGAAGATCAACTATTCCGATTTCCGACGATGAATGTAAGTTTTTTGTGTTATCCCGCGTTTAATCGAAGAAATTCATTGAATTGTTTGTAATTTTTGTGTGTAAATGATGATGTTTGCAGGTGATGGATTCAGCTCCGGCTAAAAGTAGCTTAATGAGTCCCGAATCTGATATTCAGAGAACACAGTATGTACTGTCTTTCACTCTTTGCGTTTTATGAGATTTTACAGATCTGATTTGCAGTGTGTTTGATGTTTTACGGAATAGggtttttgttcttattttacAAAGAATTAGAAGGACATAGTTTTAGTAGCTCAATTGGTCGGTTGGTTTGCTACCTGAACTTTCACCTAGTTGGTAAGGTTGGATTTACCACATTGTAATCTCCTCCCCAATTTCcccaaagagaaaaaaaggtaTTTTTTGGGTGTTTTTCTTAGTTCTTCTGAGCCAAGGGTCTGTAGGAAACCTCTCTGTCTCCCAAGGCATTggtaaggtctacgtacacACTATCCTTCCCAGTCTCAACTTttgggattacattgggtatgttgttgttgagtgtTTTTCTTGGTGCTATTAGCTAGGCTTAAGTTATTTCTTTGTTGATATGTatgtttaagaatttttttactGCAAGAGTTACCAGCAAAAAGTATAGCTTTTCAGGCGGAGTTTTTTGAACTTTCATTTGTGTGGTGGGGATGCCTTTAGGCACATTTGGTTGTTTTATAAACATTTACAGAGGTGGGGGTAGAGTAGAAGGTACAAGTTTTGCATAATCCAATAGCTTTTGTCCAAAGTTTCCAGACCTTGGGTTTGTCTTAAAAAAACCTGTTTAATATGTAGACATTACTAATTTAGGATGCAGTAACACGAAAGGGTTACTATCCAGATTCCATAAGCATCTAATCCTAGATGTACCTATATATATGAAGGTGCTGGTGAAGAGCATTGAATATGGAGGAAAATGTTCTAGGTAGAAATATGTTTTCACTAGAAAATAAGTTTCTTTTAgtgaaaaaatatgttttggaTCGTTTGCCGGTGTTTGGTTAGGTGTGTAAGTATGTGACATATGGTAGTAATACAAGATGGAAGAATATGTGTATACAGATATTTTCTAGTGATACTCTTTAAGTATTTAAGATTGACAACAATGTTTAAGTATTAGTTGAGCCAAATGATGATAGTAAGAGTTTAGATACTTATAAAGGAAAATGACTTATGCTCATAAGTAACATCTATTTCCCTTTTAGCTGAAAATAGTTTATTTCAGAAAAACAACATCAACATTTTTCTGGAACATTTCTGCCATACCAAACGATTGATTTATGATCTTTACTGGAGTTCTCAGTCTTTGTGGCTTATGGTATTATGAACCTGTAATTTTGTTTTCTGAGTAGAAGGAATGAGGTGCGGGGTTAAGTTGAGATCACATCTTGTGTGGCTCTTGATGGATTTTGCTTCCTAGGATACATCCGGGCCACAAAGGAATTTGCAAATACATCTGGGCTTGAAATAAATTTGCTAATATATCTGACCCAGAAAGGAATTTGCAAACTGTAGTTATCTGTTTCTGCTGCTTATGTTCTTACcggtgggatttcactgggatGTTGTAGCTGCTTATGCTTTTAAGTTATTGGACTTAATCTTCATATACGCCAAAAAGTGAAACAAAAGCATTACAGAGGATGCGCTAGGTATTAAAATCCTTTAGTGAGGAGGACGAGGGTCTATCGGAAgcaacctctctaccccacaaaggtaggggcAACGTCTTCGTACATTCTATCCTCTCCAGACCCGACTTACGGGACTACACTGGggatgttattgttattattgttgtagtGAGAAGTAGAGTCGTATAAcagattaaaattattgaatgagAGAGTATCTGCCTGTTGGAAGGGATGTGCAGCTCTTTGTATATACCATATCCTTTGCATGCATGGGAGATGTAGTTAGGTGTAAGAGTACCAGTTATGTCATGCAGCAAATTTTAACCTTATGGATATATGCTCACTCGTGCATTGAGATTGTATTTATGTAACTTTCCTTTATATCTCTTTACTTACTGTGCTCTAGATGTTTGCAATTTTAACTTGTACTGTTCTCAATAGGTATCCATATGTGACTGGGACATCAGTTGTCGGCATCAAGTACAAAGATGGTATTCTCTTGGCAGCTGACATGGGAGGTTAGCTTTTATATCATAGATTTGGTCCCAATTAGTGCtcctcttttttcaaaaaagtataTTACATGGTTTCATCACTAGGGAAAAGGGATAGAGAATTGCAAGATCTCCTAACAACATTCTCTtttcacatttttatattatctgATGTTAAATACACCCTCCGATACATAATGTAGTATGTGTTGTCATCTTCTGTTTTTTCCGTTTACAGGTTCCTATGGTTCAACGATACGTTACAAGAGTGTGGAGCGATTAAAGCCAGTGGGAAAGCACTCCCTTCTTGGTGCAAGTGGTGAAATAAGTGATTTTCAGGAGATAATGAAGTACCTTGATGAGCTTATGTACGTCTATCCTTCTGAGGACTTCTCCCTGTTATTCttgtttattgttattgtttatataagttttgaTGGGCAACAGTTCCGCCTATCTGTGTCTGTTGGAAATTACTTAGTGACTTCTGGTATTCAATTCTTCATAAATGCAGCCTGTATGACAACATGTGGGATGATGGAAACTCCTTGGGTCCCAAAGAAGTGCATAACTACCTAACACGTGTGATGTATAATCGTCGCAACAAGTTCAACCCACTTTGGAATTCACTTGTTCTTGGTGGAGTGAAAAATGGACAGAAGTATCTTGGAACAGTAAAACACAATACATTGTCTTGCGTAATTTTATACACTATGTCTCAATTGCATCCCTACTGATAATGTTTGTGTTTTTTGCTTTTATTCCTCAGGTTAGTATGATTGGTGTGCATTATGAGGACAACCATGTGGCTACTGGATTCGGGAATCACCTTGCAAGGCCCATTCTCCGTGACGAATGGCATGAAAACCTGAGTTATGAAGAAGGCGTTAAGTTATTGGAGAAATGTATGCGTGTGCTTTTGTATCGAGACAGATCTGCTGTCAACAAGCTTCAGGTACAGTCCTTCTGGGGTTTGGGTAGAAAGTCAGTGCTTAAGAACAAATCAGAATGATACCTCTAACTTGCCAAGATGTGTTCCCTGAACTTCTTTCGTCAAACCTGTAGTTTATGAGTTTCCTGGTACTTAATAGTTTTAATTGTGGGTCTAAAGCTCTGAATCTTGCATCTGTTGTCATCCCCGCAAGTACCAAGACTATAGTCTGACTCTGTATTTTCATAATCTATCACTGTTTTCCTTTtctagaataaaaaataaaaatctaccACTATTTATTTCTGGCACCAATcatcctttttaattttttgaggtaCTTCTCTACTAGATATGCAATAAGACAGGTTTAGTGTGCTCTAGTGGAAGCAGAAGAGCTCATACTTTGATCTTCAAAGCTCATAGCATTTGCTTCCTAGATTTACTCCATGTAGATATCTATTGTGGTTGACTGAAGGTTGATTTCTTGTTTTTACACTTAAGCTTGAAATAGGGAAAAAATAACGGTAAGGTTGTTGGTTGGGAAAGTTTGAACAGAAACTTGCTGCAAACTTTGCATTTGGAGGTGAACGGGATGATTGGATGTATAGATTGCCTTTCTGATACAGAATTCATCATCAAGCTCATTTTAGATAATAGAATTGTGAGATTTGTCTGCTCTTTCTTGGTGATTTTATTCTGATGTTTCTCGGACTTGCAGATTGCAAAAATCACAGAAGAGGGAGTAACAATTTCTCAGCCGTACTCATTGAAGACTTTCTGGAACTTCTCTGCTTTCCAGAATCCAACTGTTGGTGCTGAGGGTTCATGGTAATAACTGGCTGCTTCATCGACTAGGTTTCATGAAGGAACTACACAATGTGTTGCAGATTTTAGAACTCGCTATGTCTTCATGGAAACGATGTTTGATAGAACCTGTGTAATTTGAATTGTCTATGGTCTTTCTAGGCTTTTTCCTAATGTAAACTATTAAGACATGTCACCTGATGTTTCACTTTTCCTTCACTATGTGAGATTGCTATCTTCCAAAGTTATTTGGCATGCCATGGCTTTATCTCAGTTATGGAACACTGTCGTTTCGCCTGGTTGATATATTTTCTAAGTTCATGACAGAAGTACACGCCATGGGTTTTCCTACTTTTAAGCTGTGTTGCTTGGACTCTCAAAATTTTTGTCACACTCGGTGTTTGATCCTCTGAAAATGCCCTAATTTTGGAGGACCAACACATAGTCGGAGACATCTTTTTGTAGAGTTTGTGAGCTATGTTATTGACACTTATCTAgatatatttttgaagagtctgagtaACATAGAGCTTCTAAGAGATGCTTAATATTACAATTGTAATTATTGAGCATCATTTGCGATTTCATTGTTGTGATTTTAAGCTTCTAGACAAGCTACATATATGGGCACCTAAGACCAGCTTGTGCaaattctttcaaaaggatGTTTTATGTCAAAAGAATAGTAGAAGATTTTTTGCACTAGTGTATTGTTTATTATATAAATCTTTCCTTTGTTTACTAACTGTTAAATGCAATGGTAAGATAAAATTGTACTTCGAGCTTAGAATGAGCATGAAGAGATTAACGATacttcttttatcttttgagTTGTTCTATTGGATCGGTTGTTCAAGATCTTTGGTCTTTATTTGGATCCAATATGAAAAATGAGATTGCTTCTTATGATTTTGATCTAGTTCATAGTAACCCATGCTATCATTGCAAAAATTGGCAAATCTAATGGGGAAGGAAAATCCAACTGTGGGGATAATAGCAAATGGGGTGAGCGATGTATATTAATAaagtgtcattcttttttaaacaggaAATTGAATCATATAAATTGGTATTAGATTAGATAGAGAGAGTATTAAATTAGATAGAAGTTCTCACTCGCtaactaatttaaaaatatatgcaataatccaattcatttttagttattaataaaaaaatgaagatagtTTATTGTCCTATTCAAAACGTAaagttctttaattttttaaaatgtaaaacttgGTTGAGTAATTTTGTAAAGATAAAAACCCTAACTCCAGTAACTTCAGTTACATAATATCATAGTTTGAGATTTTTATTTCCAAACATTTGATATTTCAACTCTGACTAATCGAATTCGTGCGTATGAATAATGAAACGAGGTCGTCGATGCAAATTGTTTGTTTGTGAAGAAATCATAATCAACATACTGAATCGTTTGCCTTTAAAATCGCTAGCAAAGTTTAAATGCATATCGAAGAATTGGCGAAAGTATATTGCTGAAATTTACAGGCGCCGTTTCCAGTGGCCTGAACCCTATCTACTCGGTTTCTTTTGCTTAGAGAAGCGTTCCCAAAGTTGTTTCTTCTATTCATCAAAGGAATCACCACTTGTAATCGGTTCTAGTTTGGATGAATCAGTCAATTTTATTGGTGAGAAAGTGTATATTGTTGCTTCTTCCAATGGTTTTCTACTATGCAATAAGCTTAGAAGTAGGCAGAGGGTTTATTATGTTTATAATCCTGCCACAAGGAAGCGTTTGGATGTCCCTAAAACTTCAATCTCTATGGATGATCCATACATCGGATTTACTTGTAAGGTAGATGAGGATCATGGCATTGTCTCGTTTACTATAGTTCGTTATGTAATTAGCGAACACTATCAGTCTAGTATAACAATTGAAAGTTTCTCTTCAGAGATTAATGTGTGGACTGATTATAAGCTAATTGTTGATGTACCTCATGCATTGTATCCTTCTTTGGATGGGACTTCGTTATCATCTGCTGGTGTAGTTGATGGAATCTTCTTTTGGCTTAATTATACATTGATCACCATTTATGATAGTGTAAACAAGTGTTTTTGGGCTTTGGAATTACCTGAAAACTTGTTTTTCTATTATCCCCGTAGTTGTTGTCTTGGATTATCAGGCGGGGAGCTCTGTTTTGCATCGAATCGTTGGACAACAACCATCACTTGTTGGCGACTCAACAATTTTCCTAGTCGAGATAATGCTAAATGGGTTATAAAGTATGTTATAAATGTTGCTActgtaattaaaaaatatccCAAGTATTTTGGAGTTGGAGACGGTATTGCTAAGGTTCAGAACATGGTTTTTCATCCTGCTCTTCCACACATCTTGTATTTGCAAATAAAAGGCAAGGTTATTTCTTATGACGTGAAAACTCGTAAGACAGAACTTGTGTATGATTTTGGAGTAGCTTGGCGGAAGACAAAATGCTACAAATTGTTTTCCTATGACTGGCCTCAATGGCCGCGTCTTCTGTAGCCAGGTATTACTAACATCTACTTATTTAGTATTCGATCTACTTTgaagttaaatatatatatagttgctTAGTGTTAGTGACTAGAGCCTAAAAGCTAATGTATTGTGGTGGGCAGCCTTCAAGTTAGTTCAAATGCTATAGAAGTTATCATGACTTAAGTAAACTCCTTACCATTAACCTAATATATTAggctaataaaataaaaggttaaTGAGTGCAGCCTATCATCCTCAAACAAATGGACAATCTGAGGCTCTTAACAAATGGATATTTGCGTTGTTATGTCGCTGAGGTGCTTTCCCAGTGGGTTGCTATGCTTCCATGGGCGGAATTTTGGTGCTATACTTCGTTTCAAACTTCAGACGGTATGACTCCTTTCCAGTCTCTCTATGGCCGTGAACCTACTACTGTTGCTCGGTACATTTTCGGGAGTACTGCAAATGAACTGGTTGAGTCCTATCTGCTGCAGCACAATGAAGTCTTGCACATCCTCAAACACAATTTATTGAAGGCTCAGAACCGCATGAAGCGGTTGGCTGATAAGTCTAGGACTGACACCTTCCTtgaagtg
Coding sequences within:
- the LOC125843707 gene encoding proteasome subunit beta type-4, which codes for MNVMDSAPAKSSLMSPESDIQRTQYPYVTGTSVVGIKYKDGILLAADMGGSYGSTIRYKSVERLKPVGKHSLLGASGEISDFQEIMKYLDELILYDNMWDDGNSLGPKEVHNYLTRVMYNRRNKFNPLWNSLVLGGVKNGQKYLGTVSMIGVHYEDNHVATGFGNHLARPILRDEWHENLSYEEGVKLLEKCMRVLLYRDRSAVNKLQIAKITEEGVTISQPYSLKTFWNFSAFQNPTVGAEGSW
- the LOC125844605 gene encoding F-box protein At3g26010-like; translation: MKRGRRCKLFVCEEIIINILNRLPLKSLAKFKCISKNWRKYIAEIYRRRFQWPEPYLLGFFCLEKRSQSCFFYSSKESPLVIGSSLDESVNFIGEKVYIVASSNGFLLCNKLRSRQRVYYVYNPATRKRLDVPKTSISMDDPYIGFTCKVDEDHGIVSFTIVRYVISEHYQSSITIESFSSEINVWTDYKLIVDVPHALYPSLDGTSLSSAGVVDGIFFWLNYTLITIYDSVNKCFWALELPENLFFYYPRSCCLGLSGGELCFASNRWTTTITCWRLNNFPSRDNAKWVIKYVINVATVIKKYPKYFGVGDGIAKVQNMVFHPALPHILYLQIKGKVISYDVKTRKTELVYDFGVAWRKTKCYKLFSYDWPQWPRLL